Sequence from the Procambarus clarkii isolate CNS0578487 chromosome 2, FALCON_Pclarkii_2.0, whole genome shotgun sequence genome:
aattgttattatatatatatatatatatatatatatatatatatatatatatatatatatatatatatatatatatatacatatatatatatatatatatatatatatatatatatatatatatatatacatatatatatatatatatatatatatatatatatatatatatatatatatatatatatatatatatatatatatatatgtcgtacctaatagccagaacgcacttctcagcctactattcaaggcccgatttgcctaataagccaagttttcatgaattattgttttttcgtctacctaacctacctaacctaacctagctttttttggctacctaacctaaccttacctataaatataggttaggttaggttaggtagggttggttaggttcggtcatatatctacgttaattttaactccaataaaaaaaaattgacctcatacatagagaaaagggttgctttatcatttcataagaaaaaaattatagtaaatatattaattcaggaaaacttggcttattaggcaaatcgggccttgaatagtaggctgagaagtgagttctggctactaggtacgacatatatacatatatatatatatatatatatatatatatatatatatatatatatatatatatatatatatatatatatatatatatatatacatatatatatatatatatacatatatatatatatatacatatatatatatatatatacatatatatatatatatatatatatatatatatatatatatatatatatatatatatatatatatatcctgcaagTGCATGATATATATAATTTCATTTTTCAGATAAGCGGATACTGGTCTAATATGGAAGAGATCCCATATTTAAAAAATTAACAACTTCGTCTGAAAAGATCTGGAAATTAATTTTGGTTCAATAAGTGTTAAAACCCTTTCCTATAGAGTAAAAATAGTAGAAAGTCCAAAGATAGAAAAAAAACGCCGAAAAAATAAGTGAATTGAAACAGCACCTGTGACCAGAAAAAACACTGCTTATAGGATTTATATTAAAAGTTGTTTCATTTTTCCATACACAATTTTTTGGTGTAAGTGTCTCTAGGATTACCACTGGATTTACGTCCCTCTTAAGGATTACAAAGGAACTACTGAACAAAGTATTTGCACCACGACCAGAGATTTAAGGGAGGTAAGTAAGTTGTTCTATGTCTAATCACAAAGGCCAGAACAAAGACTCTAACACACCCCCCAGCACACAAGGTTTCGTAGTGGATATGCAACCAtatagcaaaccacagagaccgaACACTAGGGCAACAAATAACAGGGAACACAACGCCACACACCTACTTGACGAGGCAACTACAGTTTCCCTAGCCCCATACTACCCAACAGAAACACGGATTAACACCTCACAAACACCGGGCACTTCTAAACAACAGATAGACCCAGTGATCAACATGCCAGGCACTCCTAGCACATCACGTGCACCTGATGTCTCAAGAACAGAAGCCTCGGTTAGGCCGAAAACAGACAAATACCCAGGGACTAGAATGAGTATTAGCAACGACCTCTCAGAATACCCACGGGACACCTGGAAACACCTGGTTAAGGCTTTAGACAGGACATAACACCTCCTATCGAAACGCTCCCAGGGATTTGGAAAGAAAGACGGGTGTGGGAGGGACCAGGGGACAATCTTCTCAAAAACCTCCCATTCACTAAACCACCTAGTGATCACCTGACAAAGGACTCTGAAACCACAAACATGATTAGGGAAATCTTCACTAGTGAAAGAAGTTTTATGAAAATAGAACTAGCAGAAGATGACCTAGAAGCGGCAGATatgataaaaaaattattttcaacCCTTGATCATTTAAAAGAAAGGCTTAGACAACTGCAATGGTCTGCCAACTGGGATAAAACCCCAGCTTACCTGACCCAAGCCCCAACTTTCCCGTTCTTCTCTACAGACCTGCCCATCCCGCCAGGTCTAGAGTCTTATTTAGAAGATTTCTATGAAAAACACGCCAGGGAATCAGCAGCAATTTATACCTTGCTACTGAAGGGTTCCATAGCAAGGGAACATGCAAAAATCGAACTACTTGTAGATTGCATGAGGGGGGAGGGCTACAGCCCAGAGAGGATAGGAGCTGTCCTTTGGGCCGCCTACAACAGGCGGACCAAAACTACTTGCCAAATTCAGCCTCAACCTTTTGAAGGCAAAATAATGATTAGAGCTAACAAGAAAATAACGCCATACGGCGAATTCAAAACACCTCCTAAAAACAATACTTACGATGACCTCAGGGAGGAAATTTTCACTATCATAGCCCCCCAAAGGAAGACTAATAGAGGAAGGATACCCTAGAGCATCGGTATGGGATTTGACACCCGACTCGGATGCTTCCTTAAACAAACCTCTACCTACACAACAACAGAAAGAGGACAAAAACTCTACACCTCACATCCAGGGGCAACAACACATTCCTAAAAAACAAGGAAAACCTAAGCGAAGAGATACAAGCGCTCAGAAAAACAAAAAACAGACCCCAACATACAAAGAGGGGGAGCAACAGAGCTCAGATAAGAAAGGTAAGAACAAAAACCGCTCACAAAACAGAGGGAGGTCGAGGGAAACTCAGAAAAAAAACTACCTTCCCCCCGAAGAAAAGGGGTAATAAGAGTCCCTACTCCCCTGAGAGAAACACGGACAAGTCTCCCCAAAGATCCAGTACACCCCAGCCAAAAAACAGAGGGCTAGACAGAGGGTGGAAAGATGGAGGGAAGCAAAGAAACGGAAATCAATGGAAAGGAAAAAGAAACAGGAACGAATCAGGAGCTCGGTAGTCTCGGAGGTGAAAATCTCCGGGATCGAGTGGGACCTTCTAGGCAAAGGACTTTCCTTTGTGCCAGGTCCCCCACCCAGGCATAAACGCCTGGCTATTGTTGAGGACACTCTAACTACATTAGGTTCTCTCATCAACAACACGTGGTCCACACTTCAAACTACAAACTTACAAGCAGACACTTCCACTGTGGGTTTCAGGAAAAACACTGAGCCTAGGTCCCTCTCATGGAAATACATGAACCCTCCACAAatgacacaccacaacacctttaaACTGAATGGCCTTAGTGATCAGATAGACCTTCTGATGGACTCTCTTAAATCTCGAGTTCTTAATCGGCGTCCTTTTAACCTTGGTAGGGAACACCGTTTAGCACTTAGAAGCCTTTGTGACAGAAAGGATGTGGTCATCAAGCAAGCGGATAAAGGGGGttcagtagtcctgtggaaaaagAAGAACTACGAGGATGAGATGGGAAGACACCTGGAAGACATCCAGACCTACAAACCAATACAGCATGGACCAACAGCGTTATTAAACGCCCAAAAGAGGAGCAAATCACTGGTACTAGGACTCTATAACAATGGAGGAGGAAAAGGCCTTATGAGAGTCCCGGCTAGAGACACTTTTCTAGCCTTCGAGTCCGAAATTCCGAACATTTACCTACTCCCTAAAATACACAAGGGAGTGGACCCGGAGACAGGGACCTGGCCAGGCCGCCCAGTCCTAAGCGGCTGCAAAGCGCCGACAAAACCAGTAGATAAGATAGTAACAGCCTTACTTAACCCCCTCCTACCCTTACTGAAGGAGAGGCTTAAAGATACAACGGACCTTCTTCTAAGACTAAACAAGACTAATGAAGAACGCGGCCCGGTTCCTGAAGGAGCTATCTTATTCTCCTTAGACATAGTTTCCCTCTACCCTAGCATCCCTCAGAGAGAAGCGGCCAGCCTGGTTGCGGATTTCTTCGACAGGAATGCATACAAGGTAGGCAGGGAACTTCGAAGTGCAGGAATATTCAAACCTCCTACTAAAGGACTCCTCATGGAAGCGATTCTTCACATAATGAGGGATACGATCCTAACATTCGGAGACAAAACCTATAGACAAATCAAAGGAACGGCTATAGGGGCATCAAGTAGTGTAGCGATTGCAGAAATTTTCGTACACGAAGTCTTCGAATCTAGAAGGAGGAACTTAGGGAATGGACCGGACCTATATTTCCGGTACATCGATGATATCTTCGGTATAATGGTTGGAAATATGGAAGATCTAGATGGTTTCTTTGAGTGGACTAACACGGTACACCCTAACCTGAAATTCACGCTCGAGAAAAATACTAGCGAGCTTAATTTCCTAGATACTACAATATACATAGACTCAGTGACCCGTCGGCTGGAAACAAAGGCATATTATAAGCCGACAAACCTGCATATGTATCTCCATTACTTTTCAGACCACCCGAAAAAATTAAAAGATTCACTTCCCTACTCGTTAGGATTACGCCTCAAGAGGATCAACAGCTCGGAGGATACTCTACAAAACCAACTAGAAGACCTGTGGACTTTCTTCAGAGATAGGGACTACCCTATGGATGTATTAGAGAAAGCAAAAAGAAAGCTAGACTCTACCACAAGGGAACAGGCACTAACGAGTAAGCCAGACAAAGAAGACGATAGAGACATACTAGTCTCAACCTTCTTTCTTGGCCTAGAGAAACCCTAGAACCTTGGACTTTCTTCAGAGATAGGGACTACCCTATGGATGTATTAGAGAAAGGGACAGAGCAAAGGCCAGAACAAAGACTCTAACACACCCCCCAGCACACAAGGTTTCGTAGTGGATATGCAACCAtatagcaaaccacagagaccgaACACTAGGGCAACAAATAACAGGGAACACAACGCCACACACCTACTTGACGAGGCAACTACAGTTTCCCTAGCCCCATACTACCCAACAGAAACACGGATTAACACCTCACAAACACCGGGCACTTCTAAACAGATAGACCcagtgaacatatatata
This genomic interval carries:
- the LOC138367220 gene encoding uncharacterized protein, yielding MERKKKQERIRSSVVSEVKISGIEWDLLGKGLSFVPGPPPRHKRLAIVEDTLTTLGSLINNTWSTLQTTNLQADTSTVGFRKNTEPRSLSWKYMNPPQMTHHNTFKLNGLSDQIDLLMDSLKSRVLNRRPFNLGREHRLALRSLCDRKDVVIKQADKGGSVVLWKKKNYEDEMGRHLEDIQTYKPIQHGPTALLNAQKRSKSLVLGLYNNGGGKGLMRVPARDTFLAFESEIPNIYLLPKIHKGVDPETGTWPGRPVLSGCKAPTKPVDKIVTALLNPLLPLLKERLKDTTDLLLRLNKTNEERGPVPEGAILFSLDIVSLYPSIPQREAASLVADFFDRNAYKVGRELRSAGIFKPPTKGLLMEAILHIMRDTILTFGDKTYRQIKGTAIGASSSVAIAEIFVHEVFESRRRNLGNGPDLYFRYIDDIFGIMVGNMEDLDGFFEWTNTVHPNLKFTLEKNTSELNFLDTTIYIDSVTRRLETKAYYKPTNLHMYLHYFSDHPKKLKDSLPYSLGLRLKRINSSEDTLQNQLEDLWTFFRDRDYPMDVLEKAKRKLDSTTREQALTSKPDKEDDRDILVSTFFLGLEKP